A genome region from Stenotrophomonas maltophilia includes the following:
- a CDS encoding helix-turn-helix domain-containing protein: protein MNQSPELLRRLLRAKDRMDRASHEEWPVARLAEVSAVSPAHFARSFKQAFGLPPHRYLLSRRIERAVAMLRDTELPVTEIAAQTGWSSLGTFGRIFRDITGDSPGNVRERERAGQAASASVPECHARAAQRPDLKIAVLEKRRREAVANVDPT from the coding sequence ATGAACCAGAGCCCTGAACTGCTGCGGCGCCTGCTGCGTGCCAAGGACCGGATGGATCGGGCCAGCCATGAGGAATGGCCCGTCGCGCGCCTGGCCGAGGTCAGTGCGGTGTCGCCGGCGCACTTCGCCCGCTCGTTCAAGCAGGCCTTCGGGCTGCCACCGCACCGCTATCTCCTCAGCCGGCGCATCGAACGGGCCGTGGCGATGTTGCGTGACACCGAGTTGCCGGTCACCGAAATTGCCGCGCAGACAGGGTGGAGCAGCCTGGGTACCTTCGGCCGCATCTTCCGTGACATCACCGGTGACAGCCCGGGCAATGTGCGTGAGCGTGAGCGTGCGGGTCAGGCGGCGTCGGCCAGCGTGCCGGAATGCCATGCACGCGCCGCGCAGCGCCCGGACCTGAAGATCGCAGTTTTGGAGAAGCGCCGCCGCGAGGCGGTTGCTAACGTGGACCCTACCTGA
- a CDS encoding DUF6958 family protein → MSEHERIEIESITTPGHIQHVDRAKYLAMRHALLRALPAQPPGLTVAQAKQALLPHLPAALFPAGATAGWWLKAVQLDLEAKGVIERVAGKPLRLFKHLATG, encoded by the coding sequence ATGTCTGAGCACGAGCGGATCGAGATCGAGAGCATCACCACGCCCGGGCACATCCAGCACGTGGATCGTGCCAAGTATCTGGCCATGCGCCATGCCTTGCTGAGGGCCCTGCCGGCACAACCGCCCGGCCTGACCGTTGCGCAGGCAAAGCAGGCACTGCTGCCACATCTACCCGCCGCGCTGTTCCCGGCAGGTGCCACAGCCGGCTGGTGGCTGAAGGCCGTGCAGCTGGATCTTGAAGCCAAGGGCGTGATCGAGCGCGTCGCGGGCAAGCCGTTGCGCCTGTTCAAGCACCTGGCGACCGGCTGA
- a CDS encoding HAD family hydrolase, protein MSHFPFDAVLFDCDGVLVDSEPLVARVLSEMLTERGWPLTPAQAGEVFLGQSVAHLAGLIEERTGKPFTEEWLEEFRQQRNIALERDLQAIQGAPEAVRAIAVATEGRIACASGADLHKVQLQLGKVGILDAFGDHVYSGQDMPNTKPHPDVYLAAAAALGVDPKRCAVIEDTVTGATAGVAAGATVFGFSEGGPHHSTPEALRAAGAQVIFQRMEDLPALLAAYAADAAA, encoded by the coding sequence ATGTCCCATTTCCCCTTCGATGCCGTGCTGTTCGACTGCGACGGCGTACTGGTCGATTCCGAGCCACTGGTCGCCCGCGTCCTCTCCGAGATGCTGACCGAACGTGGCTGGCCATTGACTCCAGCGCAGGCGGGGGAAGTCTTCCTTGGCCAATCCGTTGCCCACCTGGCCGGACTGATCGAAGAACGCACCGGCAAGCCGTTCACCGAGGAATGGCTGGAGGAATTCCGCCAGCAGCGCAACATCGCCCTGGAGCGTGACCTGCAGGCGATCCAGGGCGCGCCGGAAGCGGTGCGTGCGATCGCAGTTGCGACCGAAGGGCGGATTGCCTGCGCTTCCGGCGCCGATCTGCACAAGGTGCAGCTGCAGCTGGGCAAGGTCGGCATCCTCGATGCCTTCGGCGACCACGTCTACAGCGGCCAGGACATGCCCAACACCAAGCCGCACCCGGACGTCTACCTGGCGGCCGCTGCCGCGCTGGGCGTGGATCCGAAGCGCTGCGCGGTCATCGAAGACACCGTGACCGGTGCGACCGCCGGTGTGGCGGCAGGCGCCACCGTGTTCGGCTTCAGCGAGGGCGGCCCGCACCACAGCACGCCCGAGGCGCTGCGCGCAGCCGGTGCCCAGGTGATCTTCCAGCGCATGGAAGACCTTCCCGCGCTGCTGGCGGCCTACGCCGCCGACGCTGCCGCCTGA
- a CDS encoding DNA/RNA non-specific endonuclease, which translates to MRLASFFFALVLSAFAGAAQAQVVTLNKGGFVLTYDCSIHSATRYEYTLTADTGSAARPSSFYKDPDLPAGCLGQTSTASYASIKSGYDRGHLVTSNHMDYNATYIRRANYMTNIVPQVSSFNQGIWVKAENVAECYRDIAPVDVYGGVVYGDAANDYFLSSHGIPTPEFFWKTIITRDPNTGTAKAISWIIPNEANLGSLDSYLVTIADLEELLGASYVAINAPASLKNMLPATTWPQPAGCDLG; encoded by the coding sequence ATGCGCCTTGCAAGCTTCTTCTTCGCGCTCGTCCTCAGTGCCTTCGCCGGCGCTGCCCAGGCCCAGGTCGTCACCCTCAACAAGGGCGGCTTCGTGCTTACCTACGATTGCAGCATCCACAGCGCCACCCGCTACGAATACACCCTGACCGCAGACACTGGTTCGGCCGCGCGGCCGTCCAGCTTCTACAAGGACCCGGACCTGCCGGCCGGCTGCCTCGGGCAGACCAGCACCGCCTCCTACGCCAGCATCAAGTCCGGCTATGACCGGGGCCATCTGGTGACGTCCAACCACATGGACTACAACGCGACGTACATCCGCCGCGCCAACTACATGACCAACATCGTCCCGCAGGTGTCCAGCTTCAACCAGGGCATCTGGGTGAAGGCCGAGAACGTGGCCGAGTGCTATCGTGACATCGCGCCGGTGGATGTCTACGGTGGCGTCGTCTACGGCGACGCCGCCAACGACTATTTCCTTTCCAGCCACGGCATCCCGACGCCGGAGTTCTTCTGGAAGACGATCATCACCCGCGATCCGAACACCGGCACGGCCAAGGCGATCAGCTGGATCATCCCCAATGAAGCGAACCTGGGCAGCCTGGACAGCTACCTGGTGACCATCGCCGATCTGGAGGAGCTGCTGGGTGCCAGCTACGTGGCGATCAACGCACCTGCCTCGCTGAAGAACATGCTGCCGGCCACCACCTGGCCCCAGCCGGCGGGGTGTGACCTGGGCTGA
- a CDS encoding S15 peptidase family protein yields the protein MRKVVLLLILLTGLAPTAWAATVKTTHRTIPSWDGTPLGAFVIEPQDAGSGRHPLLVMPSSWAVPSVEYVGVAQSLARRGYVVISYSSRGFWESGGSIDIAGPATVEDVSALIDWALDNTRADPTRVGVSGISYGAGTSLLAAARDPRIKAVAALSGWADLQASLYSNDTPSAQGIALLVAAGLATGRPGTELATINRNVLVGNYQGAVDSLLPVAAQRSPGASIDEINANLPAVFLANAFNDSLFPPGQLVDFFNRLKGPKQLQLRHGDHALNEAFGALGIPNEVYDAVGDWFDHYLKGEANGIDRQPAVQLKSQKGSWSTYPNWQATNAGAISYALTAPKGLLLPTGGLGESGSSTGWNYRIGSGLLTAANSGVAMASGALQMINLPPGAYVPFVGRNAAGVWQGPVQWSARRLDGAPEVRLTVTPSRADTTLYAYLYAEDVLGNGQLISHKPYTLRGATPGQPKTLDLRLEASSWNIPAGSRLTLVVDTVDLRYSGISQLGGTVTFSSPANAPSVLKVPLH from the coding sequence ATGCGCAAGGTAGTGCTGCTGTTGATCCTGCTGACCGGGCTGGCGCCCACCGCTTGGGCGGCCACGGTCAAGACCACCCATCGCACCATTCCCAGCTGGGATGGAACGCCTCTCGGGGCCTTCGTCATCGAACCGCAGGACGCGGGCAGCGGACGGCATCCGCTGCTGGTGATGCCCAGCAGCTGGGCCGTGCCCAGCGTGGAGTACGTGGGCGTGGCGCAGTCACTGGCCCGGCGCGGCTATGTAGTCATCAGCTACAGTTCGCGTGGCTTCTGGGAGTCCGGCGGCAGCATCGACATCGCCGGGCCGGCCACGGTCGAGGATGTCAGTGCGCTGATTGACTGGGCGCTGGACAACACCCGGGCCGATCCCACCCGTGTTGGCGTCTCGGGCATCTCGTACGGCGCCGGCACCAGCCTGCTGGCCGCGGCGCGCGACCCGCGCATCAAGGCGGTGGCGGCACTGAGTGGCTGGGCCGACCTGCAGGCCTCGCTGTACAGCAACGATACCCCCAGCGCACAGGGCATCGCGCTGCTGGTGGCCGCCGGCCTGGCCACTGGCCGTCCGGGAACGGAACTGGCCACCATCAACCGCAATGTGCTGGTGGGCAACTACCAGGGTGCTGTGGACTCACTGTTGCCTGTGGCGGCGCAGCGCAGCCCCGGGGCCAGCATCGATGAGATCAACGCCAACCTGCCGGCGGTGTTCCTGGCCAACGCCTTCAACGACAGCCTGTTCCCGCCGGGCCAGCTGGTGGACTTCTTCAACCGCCTGAAGGGCCCCAAGCAGCTGCAGCTGCGCCATGGCGACCACGCGCTCAACGAAGCCTTTGGCGCACTGGGCATTCCCAACGAGGTCTACGACGCGGTTGGCGACTGGTTCGACCACTACCTCAAGGGTGAAGCCAATGGCATCGACCGGCAGCCTGCGGTGCAGCTGAAGTCGCAGAAGGGCAGCTGGAGCACGTATCCGAACTGGCAGGCGACCAATGCCGGCGCCATCAGCTATGCGCTGACCGCGCCCAAAGGGCTGCTGCTGCCCACCGGCGGCCTGGGAGAGAGCGGAAGCAGTACCGGCTGGAACTACCGTATCGGTAGTGGCCTGCTGACCGCTGCCAATTCGGGCGTGGCGATGGCCTCCGGCGCGCTGCAGATGATCAATCTGCCGCCAGGCGCCTATGTTCCGTTCGTGGGCCGCAACGCGGCCGGCGTCTGGCAGGGGCCGGTCCAGTGGAGTGCGCGACGCCTGGACGGCGCGCCGGAGGTGCGCCTGACCGTCACGCCCAGCCGCGCCGACACCACGCTGTATGCCTATCTGTACGCCGAGGATGTGCTGGGCAACGGCCAGCTGATCAGCCACAAGCCGTACACGCTGCGCGGCGCCACGCCGGGCCAGCCGAAGACGCTGGACCTGCGCCTGGAAGCGAGCAGCTGGAACATTCCGGCTGGCAGCCGCCTGACCCTGGTGGTTGATACGGTGGATCTGCGCTATTCCGGCATCAGCCAGTTGGGCGGCACGGTGACCTTCAGTTCACCAGCCAACGCGCCTTCGGTGCTGAAGGTGCCGTTGCATTGA
- a CDS encoding adhesin, translated as MKATVKQTMLAMAIATASTAAAANGWDNQNANANINHNHTVSETRNDTHNHTDNDVRNRTVNVNVQKHSNIQADERKEKNNHGVDVNLEKDLRLSTDINFSGDPNITGDIDLDSAAIAVIDNRQSISNNATSNSLVTNSASIGDSVGAGASGNLGFNVVSGDNNAQDNAASLSAADASFSFGMADAEVFVNQAGFGNATMNSGVTNAAGLGGNAFGGASGNIGVNIASGNNNEQKNALAASVATTAVAQSSISSNQVSTGNTVSNAGFVQSYTDTVQVGMRGGVSGLTLAYGAGTYRGTGNAYQMANYYLDTWNGELPHPSGNSTGHIDLDNQIQNATMNPNRPGVGGLGFDTRESGTSQFVELGVADLYASLSGTVSTTRWVNVNATNTSALSGSAFSGASGNIGVNVASSTGNLQANSLALAVAQPSTGGGGGSGE; from the coding sequence ATGAAAGCGACCGTCAAACAGACCATGCTCGCCATGGCGATTGCCACTGCCTCGACCGCCGCCGCGGCCAATGGCTGGGACAACCAGAACGCCAACGCGAACATCAACCACAACCATACCGTCAGCGAAACCCGCAACGACACGCACAACCACACCGACAACGATGTGCGCAACCGCACCGTCAACGTCAATGTGCAGAAGCACAGCAACATCCAGGCCGACGAACGCAAGGAAAAGAACAACCACGGCGTCGACGTGAACCTGGAGAAGGACCTGCGGTTGAGTACCGACATCAACTTCTCCGGCGACCCGAACATCACCGGTGACATCGACCTCGACTCGGCCGCCATCGCCGTGATCGACAATCGCCAGTCGATCAGCAACAACGCCACCAGCAACAGCCTGGTCACCAACAGCGCCTCCATCGGTGACAGCGTCGGTGCCGGTGCATCGGGCAATCTCGGCTTCAACGTGGTATCGGGCGACAACAACGCGCAGGACAACGCCGCGTCGCTGTCCGCTGCCGATGCATCCTTCAGCTTCGGCATGGCCGACGCCGAGGTGTTCGTCAACCAGGCTGGCTTCGGCAACGCCACCATGAACTCCGGCGTCACCAACGCCGCAGGCCTGGGCGGCAATGCCTTCGGCGGCGCGTCCGGCAATATCGGCGTGAACATCGCTTCGGGCAACAACAACGAGCAGAAGAACGCGCTCGCGGCCTCGGTAGCAACCACGGCGGTGGCGCAGTCGAGCATCAGTTCGAACCAGGTCTCCACCGGCAACACGGTCAGCAACGCCGGCTTCGTGCAGTCCTACACGGATACCGTGCAGGTCGGCATGCGTGGCGGTGTCAGCGGCCTGACCCTGGCCTATGGCGCGGGCACCTACCGCGGCACCGGCAACGCCTACCAGATGGCGAACTACTATCTGGACACCTGGAATGGCGAACTGCCGCACCCGAGTGGCAACAGCACCGGCCACATCGACCTGGACAACCAGATCCAGAACGCCACGATGAACCCCAACCGGCCGGGGGTGGGCGGCCTGGGCTTCGATACGCGTGAGAGTGGCACCAGCCAGTTCGTCGAACTGGGCGTGGCCGACCTGTATGCCAGCCTCAGCGGCACGGTCAGCACCACGCGCTGGGTGAACGTCAACGCCACCAACACTTCGGCATTGTCGGGCAGCGCCTTCTCCGGCGCCTCCGGCAACATCGGCGTGAACGTGGCGTCCAGCACCGGCAACCTGCAGGCCAACAGCCTTGCCTTGGCAGTCGCCCAGCCCAGCACCGGCGGTGGTGGCGGCAGCGGCGAGTAA
- a CDS encoding twin-arginine translocation signal domain-containing protein translates to MDRRQFLATLAAAAASTALPSGWALPGHSEDWKWLQGNWQVRHQRLKERLVGDTRWESFTGSSAVWLTLGGLGTIDDNVMALPSGPYRGLGVRAFDPVSSLWSIWWIDGRNPARIEAPVRGVFEGNAGSFHGTDRIDGRPIDVWFRWHDIHGEEPWWEQAFSDDAGAHWEVNWRNWFRRTAAAPSPLPKLPDAPGDFDFLVGHWNVRHRRLRARLAGSDAWDAFNGTLHNWPVLGGFGNVGDNLMDVPGAPLRGMGIRAWNAAEQHWLSWWLDGREPTRIGAPLRGGFEAGVGHFFGEDQHDGRSIQTRVIWSRITPRSARWEQAASADGGRSWETNWVSDFERQA, encoded by the coding sequence ATGGATCGACGGCAGTTCCTGGCAACCCTGGCCGCCGCGGCAGCGTCCACGGCGCTGCCCTCCGGGTGGGCCCTGCCCGGCCACAGCGAAGACTGGAAATGGTTGCAGGGCAACTGGCAGGTCCGGCACCAACGCCTGAAGGAGCGCTTGGTGGGCGATACCCGCTGGGAGTCTTTCACCGGCTCCAGCGCGGTATGGCTCACCCTGGGCGGACTCGGCACCATCGATGACAACGTCATGGCGCTGCCTTCGGGCCCCTACAGGGGCCTGGGCGTGCGTGCATTTGATCCGGTGTCTTCCCTGTGGTCGATCTGGTGGATCGATGGCCGCAACCCTGCCCGTATCGAAGCCCCCGTGCGCGGTGTTTTCGAAGGCAACGCCGGCAGCTTCCATGGCACCGACCGGATCGACGGGCGCCCCATCGATGTTTGGTTCCGCTGGCATGACATCCACGGCGAGGAGCCGTGGTGGGAACAGGCGTTCTCCGATGATGCCGGTGCGCACTGGGAAGTGAACTGGCGCAACTGGTTTCGCCGCACTGCTGCGGCCCCCTCTCCGCTTCCGAAGCTGCCGGATGCACCAGGCGACTTTGATTTCCTGGTGGGCCATTGGAACGTGCGCCATCGTCGCCTGCGCGCTCGGCTGGCAGGCAGCGATGCGTGGGACGCGTTCAACGGCACCCTGCACAACTGGCCGGTACTGGGAGGATTCGGCAACGTGGGTGACAACCTGATGGACGTGCCTGGAGCACCGCTGCGCGGCATGGGCATCCGTGCCTGGAATGCGGCGGAGCAGCACTGGCTGAGCTGGTGGCTGGATGGCCGGGAGCCGACCCGGATCGGCGCGCCGCTGCGCGGTGGCTTCGAGGCCGGTGTCGGCCACTTCTTCGGCGAAGACCAGCACGACGGTCGATCAATCCAGACACGGGTGATCTGGTCACGCATTACCCCGCGTTCGGCGCGCTGGGAACAGGCGGCCTCGGCCGATGGTGGGCGCAGCTGGGAAACCAACTGGGTCAGCGATTTCGAGCGACAGGCATGA
- a CDS encoding GFA family protein — MASHQSLACACGQVRLTATGQPIATVECCCDSCRKAGAMLQSMPQAPAVLGPHGQTLFVMHRKDRVSIDAGHSMLRALRLSSRGGSRRVLAGCCNTPLFLEFSGGHWLSLYGLLWPASARPAVEMRTMVSDLPDASVLPDDVPNLEIRSLQFYARLMKAWIAMGLRSPRIEVAGDTHV; from the coding sequence ATGGCCTCACACCAGTCCCTTGCCTGCGCCTGCGGCCAGGTGCGCCTGACCGCCACGGGCCAGCCCATTGCCACCGTAGAATGCTGCTGCGACAGCTGTCGCAAGGCCGGCGCCATGCTGCAGTCGATGCCCCAAGCACCGGCCGTGCTGGGCCCGCACGGCCAGACGCTCTTCGTAATGCATCGCAAGGATCGCGTCAGCATCGATGCCGGACATTCCATGCTGCGCGCGTTGCGATTGTCCAGCAGGGGCGGCAGCCGCCGCGTCCTAGCGGGCTGCTGCAATACCCCTCTCTTCCTTGAGTTCAGCGGCGGCCATTGGCTGAGCCTGTATGGCCTGTTGTGGCCGGCATCGGCAAGACCCGCCGTGGAGATGCGGACCATGGTCAGTGATCTTCCGGATGCGTCTGTCCTTCCCGACGATGTGCCGAACCTGGAGATCCGGTCGTTGCAATTCTATGCCCGGTTGATGAAAGCGTGGATCGCCATGGGCCTCCGCAGCCCACGCATCGAAGTCGCGGGAGATACCCATGTCTGA
- a CDS encoding C39 family peptidase: MIRCRLSMRLLSCLLLLATASAWAGDVRFSGVLPNGALLQQTVESMQERRYRNVVRQHTDYSCGAAALATILRHAYHLDTDEATVIEGMMGVSDPALVAERGFSLLDIKRYVESLGMRGRGYRIDEQRLRTLRVPGLVLMDVRGFRHFVVLKQVREGIVEVADPILGNRSLALPEFLAAWPSRAVFVVIGSDFDRNTVLLQPNERPSARALFARQGPITDAELVDFGFSHADLF, from the coding sequence ATGATCCGTTGCCGTCTTTCGATGCGCCTGCTCTCGTGCCTGTTGCTGCTGGCCACTGCATCTGCGTGGGCGGGCGACGTGCGCTTCAGTGGCGTGCTGCCCAATGGCGCGCTGCTGCAGCAGACGGTGGAGAGCATGCAGGAGCGGCGCTACCGCAACGTGGTACGCCAGCACACCGACTACAGCTGCGGGGCTGCGGCGCTGGCGACCATCCTGCGCCACGCCTACCACCTGGACACCGACGAGGCGACGGTCATCGAAGGGATGATGGGGGTATCCGATCCGGCGCTGGTCGCCGAACGCGGCTTTTCGCTGCTCGACATCAAGCGCTACGTGGAGTCACTGGGCATGCGTGGGCGCGGCTACCGCATCGACGAACAACGCCTGCGCACACTGCGCGTTCCCGGCCTGGTACTGATGGACGTGCGCGGCTTCCGCCATTTCGTGGTGCTCAAGCAGGTCCGTGAGGGCATCGTGGAAGTGGCAGACCCGATCCTCGGCAACCGCAGCCTGGCCCTGCCGGAGTTTCTGGCCGCCTGGCCCTCACGTGCCGTGTTCGTGGTGATCGGCAGTGATTTCGATCGCAACACGGTATTGCTGCAACCCAACGAACGGCCCAGTGCCCGCGCGCTCTTCGCGCGACAGGGGCCGATCACCGATGCCGAGCTGGTCGACTTCGGCTTCAGCCATGCCGACCTGTTCTGA
- a CDS encoding VOC family protein, producing MTNTVNTVGLYVRDQDEALAFYVGKLGFEVHTDVRNGSYRWLTVRSPGQDGFQLGLFVPGPPTHDAATALSLQQLVAKGAMPPLVLAVDDCQARYTQWLAQGVEFTQQPIERYGAVDAGFRDPSGNGWKMIEARSEARRRQ from the coding sequence ATGACGAACACTGTGAACACGGTCGGCCTGTATGTGCGCGACCAGGATGAGGCGCTGGCGTTCTACGTCGGCAAGCTCGGTTTCGAAGTGCATACCGACGTGCGCAATGGCAGCTACCGCTGGCTGACGGTACGCAGCCCGGGCCAGGACGGTTTCCAGCTGGGCCTGTTCGTGCCGGGCCCGCCCACCCACGATGCGGCCACCGCGCTTTCGCTGCAGCAGCTGGTAGCCAAGGGCGCAATGCCGCCCCTGGTGCTGGCGGTCGATGACTGCCAGGCACGCTACACGCAATGGCTGGCACAGGGCGTTGAATTCACCCAGCAGCCGATCGAGCGCTATGGCGCCGTCGACGCCGGATTCCGCGACCCATCGGGCAATGGCTGGAAGATGATCGAAGCCCGTTCCGAAGCGAGGCGCCGGCAATGA
- a CDS encoding LysR substrate-binding domain-containing protein produces MVTQRQLPSLAAIRAFEAAARLGSFARAAEELDTSAASVSYHVRRLEAQTGICLFLRHAQHVELTVAGASVAQEATRAFDALRASFMRAADRDAARLRLSVLPTLGTSWLTPRLGTFRARHRQFVLELDLSAAPQDLAAGHFDAAIRNGQGEWPGLQATPLFPSVFTPLCAPALLHEARGLGSSALEIPLLGRPDWWALWFAAHGHHPPPAPESFVAPFAVEHLDVGAAIAGQGIAIGSPILFQAELDSGRLVQAHPGVASDGRGFWFVAPTARGGSAKVIAFRDWLVEQAAEARHAARHYLARAVMP; encoded by the coding sequence ATGGTCACCCAACGCCAACTGCCATCGCTTGCCGCCATCCGTGCCTTCGAGGCGGCGGCGCGACTGGGCAGCTTCGCGCGCGCCGCCGAAGAGCTTGACACCAGTGCGGCGTCGGTGAGCTACCACGTGCGGCGGCTGGAGGCCCAGACCGGGATCTGCCTGTTCCTGCGCCACGCACAGCACGTGGAACTGACGGTGGCGGGTGCCAGCGTCGCCCAGGAGGCCACCCGGGCATTCGATGCACTGCGCGCCAGCTTCATGCGCGCCGCTGACAGGGATGCGGCGCGACTGCGCCTGTCCGTGCTGCCGACGCTGGGCACCAGTTGGCTGACGCCGCGGCTGGGCACGTTCCGCGCCCGCCACCGGCAATTCGTGCTGGAACTGGACCTGTCGGCAGCGCCGCAGGATCTGGCCGCCGGCCACTTCGACGCCGCCATCCGCAATGGCCAGGGCGAATGGCCGGGTCTTCAGGCAACTCCCTTGTTTCCCAGCGTGTTCACACCGTTGTGTGCGCCGGCGCTGCTGCACGAGGCGCGTGGGCTGGGCAGCAGCGCGCTGGAGATTCCCCTGCTCGGGCGGCCGGACTGGTGGGCCCTGTGGTTTGCCGCGCACGGGCACCATCCACCGCCGGCACCGGAGAGTTTCGTCGCGCCCTTTGCCGTCGAGCATCTGGATGTCGGCGCCGCGATCGCCGGGCAAGGCATCGCCATTGGTTCGCCGATCCTGTTCCAGGCCGAGCTGGACAGCGGGCGGCTGGTGCAGGCGCATCCGGGCGTGGCCAGCGACGGTCGCGGCTTCTGGTTCGTGGCACCCACGGCGCGAGGTGGCAGTGCCAAGGTCATTGCATTCCGTGACTGGCTGGTCGAGCAGGCCGCCGAGGCGCGGCACGCAGCCCGCCATTACTTGGCCCGGGCGGTAATGCCATGA
- a CDS encoding sigma-54 dependent transcriptional regulator, whose protein sequence is MAAVPEASTSRCVLWFGEPLAGERSALAAAGWCVRSIHPDPGMAIGLRGRDRLLAVVDLRHMDGPALQLLMPWIEQHQHLPWLAVLPPGAGATPTAWLPLLQFCLARFTLPFGLQDLVSAMRQQFDADEPSADGACNGQGPRALIGESPALHAVRTVLHKFAPVELPVLVTGETGTGKELAAHALHALSGRAGRPFIAVNCGAIPANLVQSELFGHERGSFTGADKRQIGVFETAQGGTVFLDEVGDLPAEAQTSLLRVLQEGTFERVGSSQPLRADVRVLAATHVELEHAVAHGRFRSDLYYRLNVLRLLMPPLRERGADVQLLAEHFLRCFRLRHTVRARGFSAAAIQAMRRFDWPGNVRELLNRVQRAAIMAEGELISERDLELGAPVPAPPGAMLHDARGQAERDVLLQTLRQTGYNVSECARQMQISRVTVYRLCRKHRLELPAQR, encoded by the coding sequence ATGGCGGCGGTCCCGGAGGCTTCAACATCGCGCTGCGTACTCTGGTTCGGCGAACCGCTGGCAGGCGAGCGCAGCGCGCTGGCGGCCGCAGGCTGGTGTGTACGCAGCATCCATCCCGATCCCGGCATGGCCATTGGCCTGCGTGGACGCGATCGACTGCTCGCCGTCGTCGATCTACGCCATATGGACGGGCCGGCGCTTCAGCTGCTGATGCCGTGGATCGAACAGCACCAGCATCTGCCCTGGCTGGCAGTGCTGCCGCCCGGCGCAGGGGCCACGCCAACGGCATGGCTGCCGCTGCTGCAGTTCTGCCTGGCGCGCTTCACGCTCCCGTTCGGCCTGCAGGACCTGGTCAGTGCGATGCGCCAGCAGTTCGATGCGGATGAACCCTCTGCTGATGGCGCGTGCAACGGGCAGGGGCCGCGCGCATTGATCGGCGAGAGCCCCGCACTGCATGCCGTGCGCACGGTGCTGCACAAGTTCGCTCCGGTGGAACTGCCGGTGCTGGTCACCGGTGAAACCGGCACCGGCAAGGAGTTGGCCGCGCACGCGCTGCATGCGTTGTCCGGGCGCGCGGGCAGGCCATTCATCGCCGTCAATTGCGGTGCGATCCCGGCCAACCTCGTGCAGTCGGAGTTGTTCGGGCATGAGCGCGGCTCGTTCACCGGTGCCGACAAGCGCCAGATCGGCGTGTTTGAAACGGCCCAGGGCGGCACCGTATTCCTCGATGAGGTGGGCGACCTGCCGGCGGAGGCCCAGACCAGCCTGCTGCGGGTGCTTCAGGAAGGCACCTTCGAGCGGGTCGGCAGCAGCCAGCCGTTGCGCGCCGACGTGCGGGTGCTTGCCGCAACCCACGTCGAGCTGGAGCACGCCGTGGCCCATGGCCGTTTCCGCAGTGATCTCTACTACCGCCTCAACGTGCTGCGGCTGCTGATGCCGCCGCTGCGCGAACGTGGTGCCGATGTGCAGCTGCTGGCCGAGCACTTCCTGCGCTGCTTCCGGTTGCGTCACACGGTTCGCGCACGCGGCTTTTCGGCGGCGGCGATCCAGGCGATGCGCCGCTTCGACTGGCCGGGCAATGTCCGCGAACTGCTCAACCGGGTGCAGCGCGCTGCGATCATGGCCGAAGGGGAACTGATCAGCGAGCGGGACCTGGAACTGGGCGCACCGGTGCCGGCCCCACCCGGCGCGATGCTGCACGATGCGCGTGGACAGGCCGAACGTGATGTGCTGCTTCAGACCCTGCGCCAGACCGGCTACAACGTCTCCGAATGTGCGCGCCAGATGCAGATTTCGCGGGTGACGGTGTACCGGCTGTGCCGCAAGCACCGGCTGGAGCTGCCCGCGCAGCGCTGA